The DNA segment TTTATTGTTTGAGGAATCCGGCGAACCTGGCGGTTCGCGACCTTAATTTTTTTACTGATAGAAAGAAGTACTTTGCGATCCTTGCGTTTAAATAAATTCAGAATTGACGCTGAATTCAAAATATAAACGATTTTATAATCTTTTCTTTATTTTTGTGAAAACTACACCACGTGAAACTCCTTGACCAAATTTCAAAATATATAAAGCCAGACGATGTTACCGAAGATTTTCTTAGGAACGAAACGCAAACCAAAACTTTTGCAAAAGGTGAATTATTAAGCCATCAAAATACCTACAACCGAAATGTCTATTACATGGAAGAAGGTTTAGCGAGAACGTATTATTTTGAAAAAGGAAAGGATATTACCACCAATTTTTATTCAGAAGGAAAATCATTCGGCAGCATCGACACGATTTTCGCCAGTGTTCCTTCCATTTATAATATCGAAACTTTGGAGGAAAGTACCATAACTTTTTGTGATTACAAAAAGTTAGAAGAATTGTGTTCCGTATCTTTAACTTCTGCGAATTTCAGTCGGTTTATTTTGGGGAACTTAATGACACAGATGACCAAACGGATAAGTTCTCTACAACACATGACGGCGAAGGAGAAATACGCTCAGCTTTTGGAAGAAAATCCAAACATCATTCTGCGTGCTCCGTTGGGAATGATTGCCACTTTTTTGGGTATTTCTCAGGAAACGCTCAGCAGAATTCGAAGCGAAATTTAAAATGTTAATATCTGCGTAAATAATTCTATTTTTGTTATTTAATACTAAATTATGCAAGACGTATTTAATGCTCAGGAAGCGCAGCACTTTATTGACCGTATAAATAAGCTTACCCCATTCGCAATACCGGCTTGGGGGAAAATGACTGTAGACCAGATGCTGGCACATTGCAATGTGACCTACGAAATGGTATATGAACCGCAAAAGCATAAAGCGCCAGGTGGAATTGCAAAATTTATTTTGAAAAAATTTGTAAAGCCGAAGGTTGTTGGTGAAAAAGGTTATTCTAAAAATTCTCCGACCGCACCTCAGTTTTTAATAAAGGAAAGACAGGATTATATCTTGGAAAAAAAACGGCTTATTGGTTTTATTCAAAAAACGCAACAGTTAGGTCGAGAAGCATTTGACGGAAAAGAATCCTTCTCTTTTGGGAAACTGAAAGCCCAAGAATGGAATAATATGTTTGCAAAACACTTGAATCACCACCTGGAACAATTCGGCGTTTAAAGAATAAAATAGGAAAACACAAAACAAGATTTATGAAAAAACTTACCTTTATCTTTTTGCTCATAAGCAGTTTTGCTTTCTCGCAGATGCCCAATATTTCCAGTGTTTGGATGAACAATTCTCAACCTTATTTGGGAAGCATTAGTTCTGAGAAAATACCGATGAAGGTGAAAATTAATATCTCTGAACAAGATAAAAAAAATGATCAGGAATATTTTCTTTCCGGTTTTACTTTGGTAGGAAACACCAATACCAAATTCGAAGGAAAGTTGAAAATTACCAAATACAAAGCCGGAAAGAAAAGAAATACCGTTTTCGGCGAATATGAACTCGTCGAAGAAAATAAAGGAAAACATTCTGGGATATTGAAAGGGAAATTTGTCTATACTTTTATTTGGAATAAGAAAACAGAGAAAATTGAATAGCAGTTCATTCAATTTTTTGGAAACTGGAATAGTTATGATGGAGCTATGACCTACCAAACCAACTGGAGAAATTAATAATTTAAATATAAAATAATGGCAACAGTAAATCCTTATCTAATGTTTGATGGAAAATGCAAAGAAGCATTTGATTTTTATAAAGATGCTTTCGGAAAAGACTTTGCAGATATTAATTTTTTTGGTGATATGCCGCCACAGGAAGACATGCCGCCTTTATCGGAAGCGCAAAAAGGAATGGTCATGCATGTAAGATTAGAAATCTCGGCAGAAACCATATTGTTTGGAAGTGATATTTTCCCTGGAACACCTGGCTTTAAACATGGCGATAATTATGCAGTTTCGCTCAATGCAGATTCTCGCGAAGAAGCTACTAATTTATTTACCAAATTATCCGAGGGTGGAACGGTAACAATGCCTTTAGTTGATACCTTTTGGGGCGCTTATTTTGGGATGTGGAAAGATAAATTCGGTATCGATTGGATGGTGAATTATGACGATCCAGCGAAAGTTCAGGCAGATTAATTTTAGGAGCAACAATAATTTCGGTTTGTGTAAAAACCAGTCGTCTCGTTTTAGATACGAGGCGCACTTTGTTTGCTTAATTCTTTAGATTATCTGAAATTAATATTTAGAATAAAATTTAGTTTTTCTTTTTAAAAATGATCGCAATGAAATTTACTTTAGAACAAATCACCGAAACTCAAACAAAAAGTAGAAATATATTTCCGGTATTAATTCAGCAATTTAAAATATTGGGAGTTGATCAATTTATCACTTTTGTTTCCGATGGACATACCGATTATTTTGATGATGAAAAAGAAAAAATTACTTCAGAAGGTTCACAAGATCTTGTAATTTCTGATAATACCAATGCAGGAAAATTCATCGAGCGATTAAAATTACATCAAAATGGTGAAACTGATTATGCAAGTTTTTGTAATGACTGCGCAGAAAATGGGATTGACAATTGGATTGTAGATTTGCAAAAAATGACTTGCACGTATTATGACAAAAGCGGAAACGAAACACTAGTGGAAAAAGTACCTAATATTTCTCTTTAATACAAAATGAAAAACCCTTTCAGTCTTTTAAAGATTGAAAGGGTTTTTTAAATAAATTGGATAAATTTAGATATTTACATTCTCCAGAATAATTGCATAACCTTGTCCGACCCCAATACACATCGTAGCCAAGGCATATTTCTTTCCAGTCTTTTGAAGTTCTAAAGCAGCAGAGTAAGTGATTCTGGTTCCACTCATTCCAAGTGGATGACCGAGCGCAATTGCGCCACCATTTACGTTGACTCTCGCATCATTATTTGCGAGTCCGAGTTCTTTTAAACACGCAATACTTTGAGAAGCAAAAGCTTCATTCAGTTCGATAATGTCGATTTGATCCAAGGTTAAGTTTGCTCTTTTCAAAGCTAATTTAGTAGCTTCAACCGGACCGATTCCCATAATTCTAGGCTCAACTCCAACTACCGCAGAACTCAATATTTTAGCCATTGGCTTTAAATTGTAATTTTTCACCGCATCATCAGAAGCAACGATTACAGCAGCTGCACCGTCATTTAATCCAGAAGCATTTCCGGCAGTTACGGTTCCGTTTTCTTTAATGAAAGCGGCTCTTAATTTTCCTAAAATTTCTAAAGTGGAAGTAGGTTTGATGAACTCATCTTTATTGATTACTACCGCTTCACCTTTTCTTTGTGGGATTTTGATGTCAGATATTTCTTCTGCCAATCTCCCTGATTCCTGGGCTTTCGTGGCTTTCATTTGAGAATGTAAAGCAAACTCATCTTGTTCTTCCCGAGAGATTTTATACAGTTCAGCAAGATTTTCAGCGGTTTTTCCCATGGCATCGATTCCGTAGGTTTTTTCCATTTGAGGATTGATAAATCGCCACCCAAAACTTGAATCATACATTTTTTGATCGGTTGCAAATCCGCTTTCCGATTTCGAGATTACGTAAGGTCCACGTGACATTCCTTCAACTCCGCCGGAAATAAATAAATCTCCTTCACCTGAACGAATAGCTCGCATTGCCTGTACAATGGAACTCATTCCAGATGCACACAGTCTATTCACTGTTTCACCGGGAACATTAATAGGAATTCCGGCAAGAAGCAAAGCCATTCTCGCAATATTACGATTGTCTTCACCCGCTTGGTTTGCGCAACCAATGATCACATCATCAATTTTATCTAAAGGTAAATCTGGATTTTTTTCAATTAAGCTTTTAAGGACAGAAGCCATTAAATCATCCGTTCTCACTGCAGCCAAACTTCCTTTAAAATTTCCGATTGCGGAACGGGTTCCGTCGATAATATATGCGTTGTTCATTTTTAAGATTTTAATGAGCGTAAATTTAAGAAAATAAAAAAGACTCTTATAATAGTAAGTTTTTACTTGTTTGTTTCTCACAAAATAATCAAATCGTTAGTTGATAAGCAGAAATAAAACTTGATTATGTATTGAATATCCTATTGGAATTTAATTTTTAATGTATACCGTTTTCAATCATGTTGCAAATTTTAAACGCAATCCCGATAGCCACCGGCACGCAAAGATTTAATTACAAAAATGCTGTTTTACAGGCTTTTTTGAGTTTTGCAAAGGCATTTCATTAAGCAAAGTTCGCAGAGAAAATACAGTAATGATGATTTGAGAATATACCATTTAATTTTCTCTTAAAATTCGAGAATATGTTTTCTGGATGCGAAATTATTTTAAACTCATTTCCTTTCAAAAAATTGACTTTCTTTGATTGAAATTTAATTTTAAGAGTAATTTTTACCGGTTCGGCCGATTCTTTGCTGTGATGCTCCTTTTTTGCACAGGTTTAAATAGCAAAAGTTTCAATAAATTCTTCTTGGTAAATAATTGAATGTTTTATAAAATAAAATACAGACAACTTATTCATTACTCGCTAATTGCATGCGCTTTATGTATTCAATTAATCATTGCAATATTTATGTATAATGAATATTTTAATGGGAAAAAGTTAGATGTAATTGAGCATAAACTTCAGGAAACGCGGGTTCTGAAAAGCTTAATGGAGGATTCGCGGCAAGATCTTTTGAGTGCGCAAAATAATCTGCAAAAATATGTTTTTGATAATAAGAAGCAACATTTGGAGGCTTACTTCGAGTCTTTAAGGAATTTGAATAAAAATTTAGATAGTATCAGTGCTTACAAAAATATAAATCCTTCCCTAAAAAATTTCATCGACTCAAGAAAGGATGAATTGTCAAAACTTCCCGATCTCGAAAAAACGATCGGTTCTGTTTATAAGGAATTTAAAAAACCAGTAACAAAGAAAGTTCCTTTTAAAATAAAAGATTTCAAAGTCAAAAGTATTTCTAAAAAACAAGATACCAAAATTGAATATAGTTTAGACAGTGTTGAAAAAAAGAGTCTGGTTTCCAGATTGAAAGATGCTGTTAATAATGATGTAAAAGTTCAGCGTGAGGTACTGGTGATTTCGACTAAATCTGGTGATTCCGTCAATACCAAGAAAATCAACAAAGATATCGACAGTATCATCACAGGTGTAAATAATCATTATGCAAATGAAATAAAGAAATACGAATCTGGTCTTGATCAGTCACAGACCAAGAATAACAATTTGTATCGTATTTATGATGAGCTTATTGTTTACAGTAATAATTGGATGGGAATTTACAATATTGCCATAAGTGATTTCAGCAATGATCTAGAAAAACAATTCTATGAACAAAATTCTGTCAACAATAAAATACGAAAATATGCGGTCTTAGGCTTGATGTTATTGATGTTCTTAATTTTGATACTGATCGTTTACTACAACAGACAATCACAGCGATATGAGAAAGAACTCAAAATTGCCTACGAAGAAATTAATAAAAACCTTAATTTTAAGAATAAAATTTTGGGAATGTTAAGTCATGAAATACGTTCTCCTTTAAAAATTATCAATATTTTCATCGATAGAATTAGCAAAAAAACAAATGATGATACGATTGCAGATTATTTGAAATCGATAAAATTTACGAATAATTCATTATTAATTCAGGCCAACCAAATTCTGGAATACACCAAAAATCAGGAAAAACAAGTTGAATTAAAACCTATCGAATTTAACCTTCGAAATGAAATAGAAGCCATACTTCATGCATTTCAACCTTATATAGAATCGAAAAATAATATTTTTAAAGCGAAAAATGGCATTAATCCTGAAACAACTGTTCTCGCTGATAATATTAAAATTCATCAGGTTTTCATCAATATTTTAGGTAACGCCAATAAGTTTACAGAAAATGGTGAAATTAAAGTAAATATTGAAACTTCCTCTATTGATGAAAAACGACTGAGACTCAATGTCAAGGTTTCCGATACTGGAGCAGGTATTTCAAAATCGGATATTAAAAAAATATTTGAACCTTATTTTCAAGGTGTGATTTCTGATGAAATTGATAATCTGGGAGCAGGTTTAGGTTTAAATTTATGCAAAGAAATCATCGATCTTTTCCAGGGAAATATTTCTGCAGAAAGCACGTTGGGAAAAGGAACAACTGTATCTTTCGCCATTAATCTGAATATCGTAAAATGAACAAATCCGAAAATAAACCAATAAAAATTTTACTAGGAGATGATCACCATATCGTGCGACAAGGTATTCATTTTGTTATCGAAGATATCGTGGCAGATGCGGAAATCATTCATGCAGCCAGTTTGGAACAGATTCTTGATCAAATAAAATCTAATCCTGTAGAGTTCGCTTTTTTAGATGCGCAGTTTCCCGATGGTAATTCTCTTTCTATTGTGGCGGAAATTAAGCGGTTGCAACCTGAGATCAAAATTTTAATTTTCACCAGTTTCGAGGAAGAAAACTATTCTTTAAAGTTTATTAAAGAAGGTGCTGATGGCTTTCTGAGTAAGATGAGCGAAGAAGCTGAGATCCAAAATGCAATACGCGAAATAATTGAAAATGGAACATATTTGCCGCCTTTTACCCAAAAAATGCTGCAATTCTCCGATGAGCATATTGCACTCTTAAATCCTTTGAATCAACTGACAGAAAGAGAATTAGAAATTGCTATGATGTACGCCAAAGGTTACGGTAATCTGGAAATTGCAAATAGTTTAGCGCTTCGTCAAAATACGATCAGCACGTTTAAAAAAAGAATTTTTGATAAACTGAAAATAACCACATTAGTTGAGTTAATAGACTTAATTAGAATCCATCATGATATCTAAATCTTTGTTCCGTAGATAAATATCTACACGACCATCGACAAACATCGACTCCTATTTTCCTATAAAAAAATTCCTTTCCCTTTACTTTGTATTTGACTTTAACAACAACTATAAAGTTTAGGAAAATGAATAAAACTCGTGTACATAAAAAAGAATCTTTAGGTGTCAAAATAGAACGCGCCCTCTCAAAAATTAAAGCATTGACCAAAAAAGAATTTGGTGTTTTAATTTTAGTACAAATACTCATGTTTACTGCTATTTATGCCGTCAACAATTTTCATCCTTATTTTGAAGAACTTCATTTCGTAAGAATGCAAACCCTTTCGGGACGTATTTTAATTTTCTCTTTGTTGACGATCTTAGTATTTCAGATTTCGTTTCTACTTTACATTGCCTATTTATTTTTCAAATATAAAGCGATACCGTCCGTAACTGATGAAGAGCTTCCAAGCTGTACTATAATTGTACCTGCGTACAATGAAGGAAAACTGGTTTATGAAACACTCTTAAGTATTGCTGCCAGTGATTTCCCGATGCATAAAATGGAAGTTATTGCAGTAGACGATGGTAGTAAAGATGATACTTGGTATTGGATTAATAAAGCAAATGCAGATTTAGAAAATACGATAACTGTTTATAAACAACCTGTAAATAAGGGAAAAAGACATGCTTTACACATCGGATTTACCACAGGAACGGGTGACGTTTTCATCTCAATAGATAGCGATTCTGTAGTAGAAAAAAATACGATCACAAATTTAATTAGCCCTTTTGCGGTAAATAAAAACTGTGGTGCAGTAGCAGGAAACGTGAAGGTTTTAAACAAAAATCAAGGCATGATTCCAAGAATGCTCAACGTGAGTTTTGTATTTAGTTTTGAATTTATGCGTGCTGCCCAAAGTTCTTTAGGATTTGTATTATGTACGCCAGGCGCTTTATCTGCTTACCGCAGAGAAGCAGTTTTACACAGCTTGAAAGATTGGATTGATCAGAAGTTTTTAGGTCGTGCTGCGACGATAGGGGAAGATCGTGCGATGACTAATTTAATTTTGAAACAAGGTTATGATGTTCAATTTCAAAGAAATGCGAATGTTTTAACAAATACGCCAACGTCATTTAAGACATTACACAAAATGTTTACAAGATGGGGAAGAAGTAATGTGCGGGAAACCTTAATGATGAACCGTTTTGTTTTCAGTGATTTCAGAAAGAAGAACAAGACTGGTGCAAGGTTTATTTTTATTAATCAATGGGTAAATTTGATCGCCGCGTTCCCTTTGATGATACTGATGTTCTACTTTTTAATGACCCATCCACTTTTATATCTAAGTTCAGCATTGACGGCGACTTTTATTTTTGCCAGTATTCAGATGTTATTTTTCAGTAGAAAATATAATTTTGTAGATGCGCTTTGGGCCTATCCTTACAGTGTATTTTACTTATTTGGACTTTTTTGGATTTTTCCCTTTTCAATTGCTACCGTTAAAAATGGAGGTTGGTTGACAAGATAATTTTCAATTTAGAGATAAGAAATAAAGAGCTCCTTTTAATATAACATTATTAAAGGGAGCTTTTTTTGAATATTTTAAGACAGCTAGTAATAAAGAGAATTCCCGCCGCAACCAAAGCTGCTAAATAAATCTCGTGACTTACTTCTTTATTCGCCATTGCAATAGCAACTAAAGCCCAAACTGCAACGAAAGCGAAAATAGGAGCGTTCTTTTTCCAAGTCATAAAAAGGTGAATAATGGAAGCGATGATAATTAGAATGATAGTCCAGATTACTTCTGAAAGTCCAAATCTGCTCCATTCAATTTTTGTTAACCAAGCTGCTACAGCTGCGATTAACGCAACACTTACCCAACCAGCATAAATTTGAAAAGGGAAATTAATAAACCATTTTTGTGCTGGACTTGAATTATATTTTAGAGCTTCCGTCAAAATAATTAGAAGAGAAATAAGGGAGACTGACAAAACAATAACTGATATTCCGGTGTAACCATAAAGCCACGTCAAAATCCAGGCGCAATTTGCGATACATGAAATCACAAACCACCAGCCGATTTTTTCTACAAATGGGTCTGCCTGATTTTTCGAAGAGTTGAATAAACTTCTGCCCGTATAAAAAACGAACCCAATTAAAAGTAAATAGATAAACCCCCAAATGGAAAAGGCATATCCTGCCGGCGTAAATAAATTGTGATATTGATTGGAAACGTTTGCAATCGTCTTCCCATTAAAAATTCCGGTATTGCTTAAATAATTAAAGATGATCGTGAATATCAAAAAGAAGCCGTTAGCAATTTGTAATATTTTTTTCATATTGTAAAAGTTTTATAATAAGATTCACGTAGTAAATAGGAGACTAAATTAAGAAATTTCAAATGTAATTTGTTTTTATGTTTTAATTAAAGAATCAACTTTAACTACTGACGATTTTCCCACCATTTTTCATAAACCTTTTCGTCATCCTCCCAATTTACTTTTTCGCCAATTTTCGGAGTGATCATTCGCAGGTTTTCTTTTTCATTAAACGCTGAAATCATTTCTAAAGGTTCTTTCCAATGATGTAATGCGAGAGCAAATTTTGAATTGTGAACAGGAATTATTCTTTTAGCTTTTAAGTTTTTAGCGGCTACTAAAAATTCGTCTGGCAGCATGTGAATGTAGCGCCAATCTTTATTGTATTGACCGTTTTCTAATATTGCTAAATCGAAACCGCCATATTGATTTCCGATCTTTTCAAAATGATCATCAAATCCAGAATCGCCACCAATATAAATTTTTCTTTGTGGAGTTTCAAAAACAAAACTCGCCCAAATTGCCTGATCTCTTTTAAGACCCCGTCCGGAAAAATGTCGCGCTGTTTCCGCATAAACTTTGAAACCGTTTCCTAAATCAAAATTTTCGCCCCAATCCAATTCAATGATTTTTGCGGGATCGTAGTTCCAATATTCTAAATGTTCGCCAGTTCCTAAACCAGTAATAACTTGCTTTACTTTTGGATTGAGTTTTTTTACCGTTTCATAATCCAGATGATCCCAATGATCGTGAGTGATGATTAGATAATCCAGCTCAGGAATGTCTTCTGTAGTATATAAATCTGATCCTTTAAAAGCTTTCGTGGTGAAAGTTACAGGTGAAGCATTTCCACTGAAAACGGGATCTACAAGAATTTTTTCACCATCAATCTGAAGAAAATAGGAGGAATGTCCCATCCAAACATAAATATTTTCACTTGGATCTAAATTCAATAAATCTGTCTTGGTAAAATTGAATTTCTGCTTTGGTATTAAATTTTTATTTTTAGTAAAAAGAAAATGGAATAATACTTTGGGCATTGATGTTTCTTCTGCAATTGGCGGTGTGAAATTAATATTATCAAATTTATCTTTCTTATAATGCGGTGATTTTAAAATCCGTTCCAAACGTTTTCCGGACGGAGCTTTTCCAAATGTTGGATGTTGCAAGAATAAGAATGTTGCTGCTATAATTAATAATATGAGAACTAAAACAAAAATCATGGAAGGAGTTTTTAAGGTCATAAAAATCGAAAAAAAGTAGACGTAAAATTAAAGTAATTATTTATCATGTTCCTGTTTCTATCAAAGAATTTCCATAGTTTTAAGTAGTGAAGTTAGTTGGTTTTAATACAGACTTAAACTATGAATTTAGTTTGTAAAAAAGTAGCCGTAAAAATATAAAACACGCTCGAAAGCGTGTTTTAATGAATAAATCATATTCTTCTAGAGTCTAGACTTCTCTTCTTCCAATTTTCTTTTTTCAACTTTTTTGTAAGTATACGCGCTCATCATGATGCTAAATTCATACAAAAGAAGAAGAGGAATAGCAGCCATCATCATACTTAAAACGTCTGCAGGAGTTATAATTGCAGCAACAACCATTATCAGAACAATCGCATGACGGCGATATTTACGCATGAATGCAGGAGTTAAGATTCCAATTGATGTTGTAAAATACACGACGATAGGAAATAAGAACACGAGCCCCATTCCCAAAACGATCTGCATAAATAAGGTGGTGTAATCACTCAAGTCAAAAAGTTGAGTAATCGAGTCAGAGACTTTGAAAAGTAAACCGAAATTAATCGCAAAAGGCAGAATCAGAAAGTAACCGCACATTATTCCGATTGCAAATAATATCCAAACGAAATTAATGAGAAAAACAGAGTTCTTACGCTCTTTGGGATGTAAAGCGGGAGAAATGAATCGCCATAATTCCCATACTAAATAAGGAAATGCTGCTACAATACCACCGAAGATCGAAACCGCCATCATCACATTAAACTGCTCAAAAAGCTTTTTCTGCTGAACCGCAAAATGACCAGGAAGGGTAATACTGTCGTGTCCTAACAGTTCCCGTGAAAAATGGTTGACTACCCTAAAAGTATAAAAATCATTTCGGGTTGGGCCGAAGAAAATATGATCCATGATCCAATTTACATTAAACCCAACTATAATTGCACATATGACAATTGCGATCAATGAGCGAACCATGTGTGCCCTTAATTCACCGATGTGTCCCCAAAAAGACATTTCTTTACCTTCGCTCACGAAATTTTAATTTTATAAAATTGTTATTTTAATGTACCAGATTTTTCCAAGGCGAAATTAAATAATTATCCGTGAAAAATGGTGTAATTCGTTCTAAATTTGCTATTTAAAAATATAAGACTGTATATTAAATACCACAAACAATCATTTGTTAATTAATTCCTTCATCAAGTAAACGGTGAATGTCGATAATACCAAAATACTGACCATTTTCTGTCACAATTAATTGGCCAATATTCCTGGCTTTTAAGAGCTGCATTGCTTCCTTTGCCAGTGAATTTTTGTCAACACTCTTGGGATTTTTACTCATAATATCTTTCGCCGTAAACTTAGATAGATCTTGCTCACTCATTAACATCCTACGCAAATCACCGTCTGTAATTACTCCGGTAATCTTATCTTGATCGGTCACTACCGTAATCCCATGTTTTGAACTGCTTACAGAAATAATAATATCACGCAAACTAGCATTTTCTGACACTTGTGGTTTTTGAGCAGATAAGAACTGTTCTACTTTTGCTGTGAGATTTTTACCTAAACTTCCGCCGGGATGAAATTTTGCAAAATCGGTTTCCTTAAATCCATTGAGTTCCATTAAGCATACTGCCAAAGCGTCTCCTAAAGCCATTTGTACTGTTGTTGAACTTGTGGGAGCCAATTTGATCGGACAGGCTTCCTTTTCTACAAAAGTACTAAGTACTACATCTGAAAATTCCGCAAGTTTACTTTTTGAATTTCCCGTCATGGCAATAAGTGAAGAAGAATATTCCTTTAAATAAGGTAGAAGGGCAACGATTTCGGGTGAGTTTCCGGAATTTGAGATACAAAGAACGATATCTGTTTTTTGAATGACTCCCAAATCTCCGTGAATTGCTTCCGAAGCGTGAAGAAACTGAGCAGGAGTTCCGGTAGAATTAAGGGTTGCGACCATCTTATTTCCAACATGCGCAGATTTTCCAATCCCAACAATGATTAATTTACCTTTTGCAGAATTAATCAGTTCCAAAGCTTTCAGGAAATCTGAATCTAAACGAGATCGTAGTTTTTCCAGTTCGTCAATTTCGATTGATAGCGCATTTTTAGCAATTTGTAGAATTTGCGTTTTGTTCATTATATTTTTCTCTAAATTTGAAGCTGATGTTACTTTAAAAGGTTATTTTTACCAATGCATGTTTCAATTTCGGATTACATAATGCTATTCTTAACATCGTTTTCACCTATCCGAAACCTATAAATTAAACTTGGATCATTTTAAATCTAATTTTAATTTTTTAACTTTGAGTAATATGCAAATTTAGCAAACAAATTTAGATCGAATGTGATAATCTGAATTTTCGGCAGTATAAACTGATCATCAGCTACTGCTTCATTAAAATTACGCGATAAAATGAATACCATGCCCACCGATTTATCTAAAGAGCTTAAGAAATATTTCGGTTTTTCAAAATTTAAAGGTCATCAGGAGGAGATCATAAAAACTCTTTTTCAAGGCAATGACGTTTTTGTGCTTATGCCCACTGGTGGTGGGAAATCGCTTTGCTATCAACTTCCTGCCTTAATATCG comes from the Chryseobacterium sp. SNU WT5 genome and includes:
- a CDS encoding Crp/Fnr family transcriptional regulator, coding for MKLLDQISKYIKPDDVTEDFLRNETQTKTFAKGELLSHQNTYNRNVYYMEEGLARTYYFEKGKDITTNFYSEGKSFGSIDTIFASVPSIYNIETLEESTITFCDYKKLEELCSVSLTSANFSRFILGNLMTQMTKRISSLQHMTAKEKYAQLLEENPNIILRAPLGMIATFLGISQETLSRIRSEI
- a CDS encoding DinB family protein; the protein is MQDVFNAQEAQHFIDRINKLTPFAIPAWGKMTVDQMLAHCNVTYEMVYEPQKHKAPGGIAKFILKKFVKPKVVGEKGYSKNSPTAPQFLIKERQDYILEKKRLIGFIQKTQQLGREAFDGKESFSFGKLKAQEWNNMFAKHLNHHLEQFGV
- a CDS encoding VOC family protein translates to MATVNPYLMFDGKCKEAFDFYKDAFGKDFADINFFGDMPPQEDMPPLSEAQKGMVMHVRLEISAETILFGSDIFPGTPGFKHGDNYAVSLNADSREEATNLFTKLSEGGTVTMPLVDTFWGAYFGMWKDKFGIDWMVNYDDPAKVQAD
- a CDS encoding DUF1398 domain-containing protein; this encodes MKFTLEQITETQTKSRNIFPVLIQQFKILGVDQFITFVSDGHTDYFDDEKEKITSEGSQDLVISDNTNAGKFIERLKLHQNGETDYASFCNDCAENGIDNWIVDLQKMTCTYYDKSGNETLVEKVPNISL
- a CDS encoding 3-oxoadipyl-CoA thiolase, which encodes MNNAYIIDGTRSAIGNFKGSLAAVRTDDLMASVLKSLIEKNPDLPLDKIDDVIIGCANQAGEDNRNIARMALLLAGIPINVPGETVNRLCASGMSSIVQAMRAIRSGEGDLFISGGVEGMSRGPYVISKSESGFATDQKMYDSSFGWRFINPQMEKTYGIDAMGKTAENLAELYKISREEQDEFALHSQMKATKAQESGRLAEEISDIKIPQRKGEAVVINKDEFIKPTSTLEILGKLRAAFIKENGTVTAGNASGLNDGAAAVIVASDDAVKNYNLKPMAKILSSAVVGVEPRIMGIGPVEATKLALKRANLTLDQIDIIELNEAFASQSIACLKELGLANNDARVNVNGGAIALGHPLGMSGTRITYSAALELQKTGKKYALATMCIGVGQGYAIILENVNI
- a CDS encoding sensor histidine kinase gives rise to the protein MFYKIKYRQLIHYSLIACALCIQLIIAIFMYNEYFNGKKLDVIEHKLQETRVLKSLMEDSRQDLLSAQNNLQKYVFDNKKQHLEAYFESLRNLNKNLDSISAYKNINPSLKNFIDSRKDELSKLPDLEKTIGSVYKEFKKPVTKKVPFKIKDFKVKSISKKQDTKIEYSLDSVEKKSLVSRLKDAVNNDVKVQREVLVISTKSGDSVNTKKINKDIDSIITGVNNHYANEIKKYESGLDQSQTKNNNLYRIYDELIVYSNNWMGIYNIAISDFSNDLEKQFYEQNSVNNKIRKYAVLGLMLLMFLILILIVYYNRQSQRYEKELKIAYEEINKNLNFKNKILGMLSHEIRSPLKIINIFIDRISKKTNDDTIADYLKSIKFTNNSLLIQANQILEYTKNQEKQVELKPIEFNLRNEIEAILHAFQPYIESKNNIFKAKNGINPETTVLADNIKIHQVFINILGNANKFTENGEIKVNIETSSIDEKRLRLNVKVSDTGAGISKSDIKKIFEPYFQGVISDEIDNLGAGLGLNLCKEIIDLFQGNISAESTLGKGTTVSFAINLNIVK
- a CDS encoding response regulator transcription factor, with the translated sequence MNKSENKPIKILLGDDHHIVRQGIHFVIEDIVADAEIIHAASLEQILDQIKSNPVEFAFLDAQFPDGNSLSIVAEIKRLQPEIKILIFTSFEEENYSLKFIKEGADGFLSKMSEEAEIQNAIREIIENGTYLPPFTQKMLQFSDEHIALLNPLNQLTERELEIAMMYAKGYGNLEIANSLALRQNTISTFKKRIFDKLKITTLVELIDLIRIHHDI
- a CDS encoding glycosyltransferase, yielding MNKTRVHKKESLGVKIERALSKIKALTKKEFGVLILVQILMFTAIYAVNNFHPYFEELHFVRMQTLSGRILIFSLLTILVFQISFLLYIAYLFFKYKAIPSVTDEELPSCTIIVPAYNEGKLVYETLLSIAASDFPMHKMEVIAVDDGSKDDTWYWINKANADLENTITVYKQPVNKGKRHALHIGFTTGTGDVFISIDSDSVVEKNTITNLISPFAVNKNCGAVAGNVKVLNKNQGMIPRMLNVSFVFSFEFMRAAQSSLGFVLCTPGALSAYRREAVLHSLKDWIDQKFLGRAATIGEDRAMTNLILKQGYDVQFQRNANVLTNTPTSFKTLHKMFTRWGRSNVRETLMMNRFVFSDFRKKNKTGARFIFINQWVNLIAAFPLMILMFYFLMTHPLLYLSSALTATFIFASIQMLFFSRKYNFVDALWAYPYSVFYLFGLFWIFPFSIATVKNGGWLTR
- a CDS encoding tryptophan-rich sensory protein; the protein is MKKILQIANGFFLIFTIIFNYLSNTGIFNGKTIANVSNQYHNLFTPAGYAFSIWGFIYLLLIGFVFYTGRSLFNSSKNQADPFVEKIGWWFVISCIANCAWILTWLYGYTGISVIVLSVSLISLLIILTEALKYNSSPAQKWFINFPFQIYAGWVSVALIAAVAAWLTKIEWSRFGLSEVIWTIILIIIASIIHLFMTWKKNAPIFAFVAVWALVAIAMANKEVSHEIYLAALVAAGILFITSCLKIFKKSSL